A part of Oncorhynchus masou masou isolate Uvic2021 chromosome 30, UVic_Omas_1.1, whole genome shotgun sequence genomic DNA contains:
- the LOC135522902 gene encoding very long chain fatty acid elongase 2-like, whose product MNHLESLDERLNALFYFLFEDRDSRVRGWLLLDSYLPTLSLTILYLLTVYLGSKYMRNRPAYSLKGVLQVYNFSVTMLSLYMLVELVLATLSAGYRLQCQGLHEAGEADLRVAKVLWWYYFSKVIEFLDTIFFVLRKKNSQITFLHVYHHASMFNIWWCVLNWIPCGQSFFGPTLNSFIHVCMYSYYGLSTIPSMQKYLWWKRYLTQAQLIQFILTITHTLSAIVVPCGFPVGCLLFQFSYMATLVILFVNFYVQTYRKRRPEESIKSSRPNGHSVSTNGTSFKKRK is encoded by the exons ATG AACCATTTAGAAAGTTTGGACGAGCGGTTAAACGCGCTTTTTTACTTCCTGTTTGAAGACAGAG ACTCCAGGGTACGAGGATGGCTCCTGTTGGACTCAtatctccccaccctctccctcaccATCCTTTACCTCCTCACAGTATACCTGGGATCAAAATACATGAGGAACAGGCCAGCATACTCACTCAAGGGGGTCTTACAAGTGTACAACTTCTCTGTGACCATGCTCTCCCTGTACATGCTGGTTGAG CTTGTCTTGGCAACCTTGTCGGCAGGCTACCGTCTGCAGTGTCAGGGACTTCACGAGGCAGGGGAGGCCGACCTCAGG GTAGCCAAGGTGCTGTGGTGGTACTACTTCTCCAAGGTGATTGAGTTCCTGGACACCATCTTCTTTGTGCTGCGGAAGAAGAACAGCCAGATCACCTTCCTGCACGTTTATCACCACGCCTCCATGTTCAACATTTGGTGGTGTGTTCTGAACTGGATCCCCTGTGGACAGA GTTTCTTTGGGCCGACTCTTAACAGTTTCATCCATGTGTGTATGTACTCCTACTATGGCCTGTCCACTATACCCTCCATGCAGAAATACCTCTGGTGGAAGCGCTACCTGACTCAGGCTCAGTTG ATCCAGTTTATActgaccatcacacacaccctgtctgcAATCGTCGTCCCTTGTGGTTTCCCTGTTGGATGCCTGCTCTTCCAGTTCTCCTACATGGCCACCCTCGTCATCCTTTTTGTCAACTTCTACGTCCAG ACCTACAGAAAAAGACGGCCAGAAGAATCCATCAAGTCCAGTCGCCCAAATGGCCACTCTGTCTCCACCAATGGCACCAGCTTCAAGAAGAGAAAGTAG